In one window of Leptospira sp. WS92.C1 DNA:
- a CDS encoding glycerol-3-phosphate dehydrogenase/oxidase codes for MALNKKLSSSQLNSSKNSNQSVYDLLIIGGGITGANVLWDSTLRGMKSVLLEKNDYASGTSQATSKMIHGGLRYLKNFELSLVRESLRERATLARITPNAVQTMGYLVPVYSTSEKFVLKVGMEMYNALSYDRNKNICEDRLIPKYSFLSREHTIMESPTLNREKLKGSYLYYDYLNLNPERHTCEFIFSAREKGAEAKNYTEVISILHKDSLYHVVARDKVTGKETLYQTKAIVNAAGPWADFVESLAGVPSDKNLVRSKGIHIITRKICGDKTVVSKKKDGTHIFIIPWRNKTIIGTTDTEYPDSPDRFRVTKKDIEDLIGEINHSYGYTDLTLKDVDFYYGGLRPLVEDPTEKTSTYNASRKTEIFDHKDSGFPGFFTAMGGKYTTSRAVAETVVNQVSDFLPGNFRACETEMVPPSTGEYSDLPSLTADLSRKFSKLSGELIETVALRYGSQAYRILEKSSSKEEFYKLQNGEIFFESELRFITGREDIRFGTDFFFRRSGVGVPGLPEEREKSRMIHSIGKQLKWNLARIRNEIKTVEDRYKIV; via the coding sequence ATGGCTCTAAATAAAAAGTTGTCCTCCTCTCAATTGAATTCTTCCAAAAATTCCAATCAGTCCGTTTATGATTTGTTGATCATCGGAGGAGGGATCACCGGAGCCAACGTGCTTTGGGATTCTACCCTTCGGGGAATGAAATCCGTTCTTCTCGAAAAAAACGATTATGCGTCCGGGACAAGTCAGGCTACTTCCAAAATGATTCACGGTGGTCTTCGCTACCTGAAAAATTTCGAACTGAGTTTGGTGCGGGAATCGCTTCGAGAAAGAGCGACTCTTGCAAGAATCACTCCGAATGCTGTTCAAACGATGGGATATCTGGTTCCTGTATACTCGACGTCAGAAAAGTTCGTTTTGAAAGTGGGAATGGAAATGTACAACGCTCTTTCTTATGATCGAAACAAAAATATCTGTGAAGACAGACTCATTCCGAAATACAGTTTTCTTTCCAGAGAACATACCATTATGGAATCTCCTACTTTAAATCGCGAGAAACTCAAGGGCTCCTATCTATATTACGATTATCTTAACCTTAATCCCGAAAGACATACCTGCGAATTTATTTTTTCCGCTCGTGAAAAAGGAGCCGAAGCAAAAAATTATACCGAAGTGATTTCGATCCTGCATAAGGATTCCCTATACCACGTCGTTGCTCGGGATAAAGTGACCGGTAAGGAAACTCTTTATCAAACAAAGGCGATTGTAAACGCAGCAGGTCCTTGGGCTGATTTTGTGGAATCTCTGGCCGGAGTCCCATCCGATAAAAATTTGGTTCGTTCTAAGGGAATCCATATTATCACAAGAAAAATATGCGGTGATAAAACCGTAGTTTCTAAAAAGAAAGACGGAACTCATATCTTTATCATTCCTTGGAGAAATAAAACCATCATCGGAACCACCGATACGGAATATCCGGATAGTCCGGACAGGTTTCGAGTCACCAAAAAAGACATCGAGGATTTGATCGGCGAAATCAATCATTCCTACGGATATACGGATCTGACTCTAAAGGACGTAGATTTTTATTACGGCGGACTCAGACCTTTGGTGGAGGATCCGACCGAAAAAACTTCCACATACAATGCTTCTCGAAAAACAGAAATTTTTGATCATAAGGACTCCGGTTTCCCCGGTTTTTTTACGGCGATGGGTGGAAAATATACAACGAGTAGGGCTGTCGCTGAAACTGTAGTCAATCAGGTTTCCGACTTTTTACCCGGGAATTTTAGGGCTTGCGAAACGGAGATGGTTCCGCCTTCGACCGGAGAATATTCCGATCTTCCTTCGCTTACCGCCGATTTATCAAGGAAGTTTTCAAAACTAAGCGGGGAGCTAATCGAAACCGTTGCATTGCGTTACGGATCGCAAGCCTATCGAATTTTGGAAAAGAGTTCTTCCAAAGAGGAATTTTATAAACTGCAAAACGGTGAAATATTTTTTGAAAGCGAGTTACGTTTTATCACAGGAAGAGAAGACATTCGTTTTGGAACCGACTTCTTCTTTCGCAGATCGGGAGTCGGCGTTCCCGGTTTGCCTGAGGAAAGAGAAAAATCACGAATGATTCATTCTATCGGTAAACAACTCAAATGGAATTTGGCTCGGATTCGAAACGAAATTAAAACCGTGGAAGACCGGTATAAAATCGTATGA